The Solanum lycopersicum chromosome 6, SLM_r2.1 genome has a window encoding:
- the LOC101246729 gene encoding homeobox-leucine zipper protein HDG11-like, whose translation MEYGGGGGGGGGGGGASSSGGGDATDASRKKKRFHRHTAHQIQSLESVFKECPHPDEKIRLQLSRDLGLAPRQIKFWFQNRRTQLKSQHERADNSALRSENDRIRCENIAIREAIKNVICPSCGGPPVTEDTYFDEQKLRMENLQLKEELDKISSIAAKYMGRPISQLPPVQPVHLSSLNLMSMPNFGLTGPSLDLDLLPGSSTSTYPNLPCPTFNISDMDKSLMADIAGNAMEELIRLLQTNEPLWTKSTTDGRDVLDIDKYGQIFPKANSSLKNPNVRVEASRQSGVVIMNGLALVDMFMDVNKWVEFFPTIVSKARTLEVISCGMMGSRSSTLQLMYAEQQVLSPLVPTRQLYFLRFCQQIETGSWAIVDVSYDITQENMYPPSSCKVHKLPSGCLIQDMPNGYSKVTWLEHVEVEEKGSIHRLYRDLIFSGMAFGAERWLGSLQRLCERYACLMVSGNSSRELGGVIPSPEGKKSMMKVAERMVSSFCASINPSNGHQWNNISTLDEFEVRATLQKCTDPGQPNGVVISAASTIWLPVPPQHVFNFLRDERTRPQWDVLSNQNPVQEVAHIANGSHPGNSISVLRAYNTSQNNMLILQESCIDSSGSLVVYSPVDLQSINIAMSGEDTTYIPLLPSGFTISPDGRGSDEALSMNNGSTMRAGGGGSLVTVVFQILVSSLSSSAKMSPESVNTVNNLIGNTIHQIKAALNCSTS comes from the exons ATGGAATACGGTGGCGGCGGCGGCGGCGGCGGCGGCGGCGGTGGTGCTTCGTCAAGTGGCGGTGGTGACGCCACAGATGCGTCACGGAAGAAGAAACGTTTCCATCGACATACAGCTCATCAAATTCAAAGCCTTGAATC TGTGTTCAAGGAATGTCCGCATCCAGATGAGAAAATTAGATTGCAGTTGAGTAGAGATTTGGGTTTGGCTCCTcgtcaaataaaattttggttCCAAAATAGGaggactcaattgaag AGTCAACATGAGAGAGCAGATAATAGTGCACTTCGATCAGAAAATGATAGAATTCGATGTGAAAACATAGCAATAAGGGAAGCAATCAAGAATGTGATATGTCCATCTTGTGGAGGTCCTCCAGTTACTGAAGACACTTATTTTGATGAACAAAAGTTGAGAATGGAGAATTTGCAACTAAAAGAGGAG CTTGACAAAATTTCAAGCATTGCTGCAAAGTATATGGGGAGGCCTATTTCGCAACTTCCACCAGTGCAACCTGTTCATTTGTCTTCACTTAACTTAATGTCCATGCCTAATTTTGGACTAACTGGTCCTTCACTTGATCTTGATCTTCTCCCTGGAAGTTCGACGAGTACTTATCCAAATTTACCATGTCCTACATTCAACATATCAGACATGGATAAGTCCCTTATGGCTGATATTGCTGGTAATGCCATGGAGGAATTGATTAGGCTTTTACAAACTAACGAACCTTTGTGGACAAAGTCCACAACTGATGGCAGAGATGTACTTGACATCGATAAATACGGCCAGATTTTTCCAAAGGCTAACAGTTCGTTGAAAAATCCAAATGTTCGTGTTGAGGCTTCCAGGCAATCAGGTGTTGTGATAATGAATGGTTTGGCCTTAGTCGACATGTTCATGGATGTG AACAAATGGGTGGAATTCTTTCCTACAATTGTTTCAAAGGCAAGAACACTTGAAGTAATATCATGTGGCATGATGGGCAGTCGGAGTAGTACGTTACAATTG ATGTATGCAGAACAGCAAGTGCTTTCGCCATTAGTACCAACACGACAATTGTACTTCCTACGGTTTTGTCAGCAGATTGAGACGGGCTCGTGGGCAATTGTTGATGTTTCCTATGATATTACTCAAGAAAATATGTACCCTCCCTCTTCTTGCAAGGTTCATAAGCTCCCATCTGGATGCTTGATACAAGACATGCCCAATGGTTATTCCAAG GTAACTTGGTTGGAACATGTTGAAGTGGAAGAGAAAGGTTCAATTCATAGGCTATATAGAGATCTTATATTTAGTGGTATGGCATTTGGAGCAGAGAGATGGCTTGGTTCTCTTCAAAGATTGTGTGAGAGATATGCCTGTCTAATGGTTAGCGGCAACTCTTCTCGTGAACTTGGAGGAG TGATTCCGTCACCAGAAGGGAAGAAAAGCATGATGAAAGTGGCTGAAAGAATGGTGAGCAGTTTCTGTGCCAGCATAAATCCGTCCAATGGACACCAGTGGAACAACATTTCTACATTGGATGAATTTGAAGTTAGAGCCACTCTTCAAAAGTGCACTGATCCTGGCCAGCCCAATGGTGTAGTCATCAGCGCAGCTTCCACTATTTGGCTCCCAGTTCCTCCACAACATGTCTTCAATTTCCTTAGGGATGAAAGGACTCGACCTCAG TGGGATGTTCTTTCCAACCAAAATCCAGTACAAGAGGTAGCTCACATTGCAAATGGCTCTCACCCAGGGAATTCTATCTCTGTGCTCAGG GCCTACAACACTAGCCAGAATAACATGTTGATACTTCAAGAAAGCTGCATAGACTCATCAGGTTCACTAGTAGTCTACAGTCCTGTTGATTTACAATCCATCAACATAGCAATGAGTGGTGAAGATACTACCTACATCCCTTTGCTCCCCTCAGGTTTCACAATATCACCAGACGGACGAGGGTCCGACGAGGCATTATCCATGAATAATGGTAGTACTATGAGAGCAGGGGGAGGGGGGTCACTAGTGACAGTAGTGTTCCAGATATTGGTAAGCAGTTTGTCATCATCAGCCAAAATGAGCCCAGAATCAGTAAACACAGTTAATAACCTAATAGGCAACACTATCCACCAAATTAAAGCTGCCTTGAATTGCTCCACTTCCTGA
- the LOC101246439 gene encoding long chain base biosynthesis protein 2a-like — protein sequence MINIPYLTALSTYFSYGLLFAFGQFRDFFRKIFDWWNASNLQGYAPICLGLEDFYIRRLYLRIQDCFGRPICSPPDAWFDVVERVSNDNNKTLNRTTKVSRCLNLGSYNYLGFASSDEYCTPRVIESLKTFSASTCSTRVDGGTTTLHSELEVCVANFVGKPAAIVFGMGYVTNSAILPVLIGKGGLIISDSLNHNSIVNGARGSGSTIRVFQHNTPSHLEKVLREHIAEGQPRTHRPWKKIIVVVEGIYSMEGELCQLPEIVAICKKYKAYVYLDEAHSIGAVGRTGRGVCELLGVDTADVEIMMGTFTKSFGSCGGYIAGSKELIEYLKYTCPAHLYATSISPPAAQQIISSINVILGEDGSSRGAQKLAQIRENSNFFRSELQKMGFEVLGDNDSPVMPIMLYNPAKIPAFSRECLKRKVAVVTVAFPATPLLLARARICISAAHSRDDLIKALEVISEVGDLVGIKYFPVEPNKEQLEANRVKLE from the exons ATGATCAACATTCCATACTTGACTGCCTTGTCCACCTATTTCAGCTATGGCTTGCTCTTTGCCTTTGGCCAATTTCGTGATTTCTTCAGAAAAATATTCGATTGGTGGAACGCCAGTAATCTTCAG GGATATGCACCTATCTGCTTAGGACTAGAAGATTTCTATATTCGTCGGTTGTATCTTCGCATTCAG GATTGTTTTGGAAGGCCAATATGCAGTCCTCCTGATGCTTGGTTTGACGTGGTAGAGCGTGTATCCAATGATAATAACAAGACACTAAA TCGGACCACAAAAGTTTCAAGGTGCCTGAACTTGGGATCATATAATTACCTTGGTTTTGCTTCTTCTGATGAATATTGTACCCCGCGTGTTATTGAgtctttgaaaacattttccGCAAGCACATGCAGTACCCGTGTTGATGGAG GCACCACAACGTTACATAGTGAATTGGAAGTGTGTGTGGCTAATTTTGTTGGAAAACCAGCTGCTATTGTTTTTGGAATGGGTTATGTAACAAATTCAGCTATTCTTCCTGTCTTGATTGGAAAG GGAGGTTTGATCATCAGTGATTCTCTGAACCACAACTCTATTGTAAATGGTGCTCGAGGTTCTGGATCCACCATTCGTGTTTTTCAACATAACA CACCATCACACTTGGAGAAAGTCTTAAGAGAACATATTGCTGAGGGACAACCCAGAACGCACAGACCATGGAAGAAGATAATCGTTGTGGTCGAGGGCATATATAGTATGGAAGGGGAGCTTTGCCAACTGCCAGAGATTGTTGCGATATGCAAGAAGTACAAG GCATATGTGTATCTGGATGAGGCTCATAGCATTGGAGCAGTTGGAAGAACTGGAAGGGGGGTCTGTGAGCTCTTAGGAGTTGACACTGCAGATGTGGAGATTATGATGGGAACTTTTACAAAGTCATTTGGATCATGTGGGGGTTACATTGCAGGATCAAAG GAACTTATTGAATATCTGAAGTACACTTGCCCAGCTCATCTTTACGCCACATCAATATCACCTCCAGCTGCCCAACAAATAATTTCTTCTATCAATGTTATACTTGGTGAAGATGGTTCTAGTAGAG GGGCTCAGAAGCTAGCACAGATACGTGAAAATAGCAACTTTTTCCGCTCTGAATTACAGAAGATGGGCTTTGAGGTTCTTGGGGACAATGATTCTCCAGTCATGCCCATTATGCTCTACAATCCAGCAAAAATACCTGCTTTTTCACGGGAGTGTCTCAAACGAAAA GTGGCAGTAGTGACAGTTGCTTTTCCAGCTACTCCTTTACTACTGGCCAGAGCACGAATTTGCATATCTGCTGCTCACTCAAGGGATGATCTTATTAAAGCGCTCGAG GTTATCAGCGAAGTTGGTGATCTAGTGGGCATTAAATACTTCCCTGTCGAGCCCAACAAAGAGCAGCTAGAAGCAAACAGAGTCAAGCTGGAATGA
- the LOC101246149 gene encoding mitochondrial import inner membrane translocase subunit TIM14-3-like codes for MSTPLVVGTTIGAAALGARYLIRAWQRFKAAPRVRRFYPGGFDRDMTRREAALILGVRESAVLQKIKEAHRRVMVANHPDAGGSHYLASKINEAKDVLLGKTKGANSAF; via the exons ATG TCAACTCCATTAGTTGTTGGAACTACCATTGGTGCTGCTGCTTTGGGAGCTAGATACTTGATAAGAGCGTGGCAAAGGTTCAAAGCAGCACCCCGAGTGAGGAGGTTTTATCCTGGGGGCTTTGATCGGGATATGACACGGCGAGAAGCAGCATTGATTCTCGGAGTTAG GGAAAGTGCTGTCTTGCAGAAGATCAAGGAGGCTCACAGGAGAGTAATGGTAGCAAATCATCCAGACGCCGGTGGCAGCCATTATCTTGCTTCCAAGATCAATGAAGCCAAGGACGTGTTGTTAGGGAAAACCAAGGGAGCTAATTCTGCATTTTAA